TGGTAATATTTATGTATTCTTCATtgttgtaatataatataatataacataATTTACATGTTTTTCAAATTGTCATTGCTGTGATTTGTATAATCATAATGTTAGTCATTATCATAATAATGTGTTTTGAACATTCTTGAATGTAGCATATGCTGATCCTGATTCAGATTCAGATTCCGAAGTCATTGTGAGAACCCGGAGGTCTTTGGAATTCAGTGAGGCTGACACCGTGGTGAGATGATATGAAACAGGCGCTGTAGTTAAGATTATATACTTGTGCTTTACATGATCAGAAGTGTTTGTACTACAATATTATGACAAATTTTGTTGTTTGTTGGATTCAATTGTATTTCTTCCACTTCAGCTTTGTGAACCTCTGAATGAGAGTACACCCAAACACCAAATCAAGCAAGAAGTGTAAGTTCTAATTTCTCAATTTCAGTTATTTATCAGATGTCATAATTGTAATAGCCCCAGGAAATTTACAGTCATGGCTGAAAGTCTTGGCACCCCTCAGGATTGGTTGGTTTTGGAACAAAACTCACACACTTTTTGAAGTTTTTTTGATGAAATAACCATACCAGGATGTTTTCAATAGCTCATTGCAGCAAAACAACAATTGATTTCCCCAAATTCAACACAAAATGCCACTAAAATGTCGCAGGAAGTCAATACTGCACGGTCAAAAGTATTGGCACCCTTCACAACAAGTGTCTTTTGCAGTGGTAAAAGGAAAATTAATTGTTGTGTTGAGCTATTGAAAATATCCTGGTTTGGTTATTTCATCAAAAAACCTTCAAAAGTGTGTGAGTTTTGTTTCAAACTAACCAGTCATGAGGGAGGTGTGCCAACAATTTTAGCCATGATTGTCTGACCATAAAAATCGAGCAAATATTATAAAGGTTATTATAGATTACCATAACTTGTGTACTCTTCTCTTCCTCTGAATTTCATTTCAGAATGGAAACACAGAAAACTGAGCAGGTATTGAAGTACATTTCTTTTTAAGTCCATTGTTCTGGGTTCCTATTCAGTTTGGAGAATTATTAAAAATGTGatttgatttttaagcattgcAGGCTGCTATTTCATGAAGTCAGATGTAATGAAGGCCCGTGGTGAAATGAGTAGGCGACCcagtggcggcttgtgactcctcatccgaggggcgctaattcaaaataagtgttcggagtatcatgtgtgtggttcccttttccaaaatatgtgtcctgcgtgtggagagatcctgtgtgcatcaagtgttttgtcaaaataagtgcctgctcaACACGCGTTAAAACGTTTATGATGAAAATACACGAAAGACAatcacttaacagtaaactctgattacgcatgagattatgtgagtatctggcaaacgcgagcgtctcttttaccattaaccctttagacgcgtctgcagcaggcacttattttgacaagacacgtgatgcacataggatctctcaaagcgcagaacacatattttgaaattacgaaccacacacttgacgggctacatacatgttgtgacgaactttgcatcgtgcgccctcaaaaaaagaagtcaccagccgccacggAGGCGACCCCAAACCTTTTGATAGACGTGAGAATATCAGTTAGGAAGGCCGGTTTTTTTGGATAGCTTGGCAAAtgcttgttttacttgttgTGGTGTTAAGTGGTTACATTGATTACAAAAGTGTATGCCGGTGACCAGTAGGTTTTCTAAATTTGAATGTTGTGAAATTATGGAAACTTGAAATGGGAACTGTATAGGAATTTCAAACCCTGCTTGTGGTGTTTGACAATCAAAAAATATTCTGTCAATTTCCTTTTCAGATTGTCATATCTGATTCTGAGGATTGTCCGGATCCACCTAAACCAGCCATGTTAAAGTACTACAGGTATGCATATTAATGTAGAACTATATTACCAAATGATCAATATACTTTTACTACTACTGTATAGTACGGTTTTGACTATGTACAGTGTTGGCTAAGGTTAGAAAGCTTCTTGTCTGGCTCAACCTTTACAGCACATACACATGTGTGTATGCACCACAAAccgaggaggaggaggaggatgaCATGCCTGCTCCTGTTCCTATGGATGTAGGGGGCAAGACAATGTAAGTTGGTAACTGCAAAGAAATAGAACTTTTATGGTAATGATTTTTTAGATTGAATTTGCAACATGATCATTATTAGACAGACATTTGATAGCCACGTCCTACTCAACCCAGCTTATGTTTCAGCTACATTATAAATCAAGCTACATGTCTGCCATTCACTTAGACCTGTTTACATGTGTCACTAGAATGTGTCTAGGGCTATCCAATCACAAGTGGCTCGTTCTAAATACCCTAAGTGGAGGTGGTTTGAGACGCATGTATACACATGTTCTGTAGAGTAAACACACAATGCATTTTGATGCGTTTTTTATGGTGACACAATAGATAATGAAGTATGTAATACTAGACATAGAATGTAGTACGTTAGCAATCACTCTGGCGCAAGTCAAGATCCTTTATCAGCTGTCATTCTAACAAGTTCTTAGTCAATTAAGCCCACTTCTATAAGAAGTCAGCAGTGTTGGTTTACAGGCAGTCTAGCATGTCTGTATATTGATGAGTGGACAAAGATGGAATTACTACATGTCAAAGTAGCCTTTCACTGCACATCACAATCAGattatgttgcttgctgttTTTACCAATGCAAGACCCTTTTGTGTAACTGTAGGATGGACTCCGACATTACATTACCGGATATCATCTATGATCTTTCTCAAAGTATTGATCATGGAAGGGTCAGCAGGTTTAATGTTTGCCGGTCAGATGTGTGGGATGGAGCTCTACGAGGTTTCAAGCGAAGCACATTTTCAGAAAAATACGACCTGTTGGTCAGATTTACTGATGATGCTGGGGTGTTTGAAGATTCTGTGGATACAGGTGGGCCAAAAAGAGAATTTCTAACTCTCCTAATGAGTCATCTGAAAAATCGCCCGATTTTCAGTGGACCAGAAGGGCATCGTTACATTACCTATAATGCGAAGGGTATGCATGGTTTTGTACTTGCActacacatttatataattGATATGTCCTTTTACTTTTAAATGGCTCCGGTCATCAACCAGTTGAATTATGCTTGGTTGTCTTAAAGGACAAATCTGGCGCAAAATGACCCATAGCTCCTTACTTTCAGTTTTCTATCCCCTATTGGGTCTGCTTTAAGCTGCCTGTCCATTACTTGGCCTGTTGTCCAAAATTGTCTCATTCTTTTTCCTATGGGCTGCATGTGATGACCTTGAACAACAGGGTTATGGGTCATTTTGCACCGTATTTGttcttttaaagggatacttcatcGATTTGAATTAAGCTTTGAATAATTAGAAACCTAGTAATAATTTTGTTTGGCTGTGGTATCTACCTGGATTTTCCCCCTGGGAGTGAAATTTCTGTATTTCTTTTCTGAATTGGTGAAGTATTCCTTATAGGGACTgtaagtagggttttaagtgttttattaatcaaaatcaatgtctttattcataaatatgtcctcgttggtgtcaaatgacctctgccagtgatctgacttttctttgtaagcttagaatttcttctctttactaacattgaacgggtaagtccaaggaggcttccatgtcgttccgccgtattgataaactgtaatagcagagagggacaaaaagcactagcctaccaacgcgtttccacaacgcgtttccattcagaacacgtgaaccagctgacacggacaaggagatcagtgattacataacggctactgtagttgcaacacgcatttggaaaggcgaggcactagagagcactgttcgtttgaatgcaaaatacaattttaccACTAGATGGGAGTAAATactacttacagtccctttaaaaTGACCACCATTCTTTTTTGAATGTAAGGTGCTGTGTtttagttttgaaaatgaatgatTTGTATTAATGATTTTCATTCGCAGCTGTCAGGGAGGACGAGTACTTCTTGGCAGGAAAGATGATCGCAGTTTCAGTAGTACATGGCAGTCCAGGCCCTCATTTCCTGTCAGAAGATTTTGTGCATTTCCTTGCAGGCCAGCCCTCTTTCAAAGCAACAGTTAATTTAATAACCGACGAAGAGATAGGGCAAGCTTTGAGAGAGGTAGGAAAAGAGTTAAGGCTCTGGCAAGGTCTGGTATCCTCAGTGTGATCAACCAAGGCATTAAAATTTAAAGTTTCGGATGCTCAACACTCACAGTTAATGTGCACAGTTAGCGTTTGGCGCTTCACACTGAGGTGTTCCAAACTTGCAAGACACTGAAAGCTATATGTAGGGGATGATTTATTTATGAGCACATGTGCTGTATCTTCATCATGTGATTTTACCAAAAATGGGATCAAAAGAGATTGAAGAGATACTGTAGAAATGGTGTGTATACTGAATGTTTCTTGGTCTTTTCTGTCTTCTAGATTGAGAGTGCTGCTTCCATGGAAGATCTGCAAGACTGTACTCTTAAGCACACCACGATGTTGCAGACTGCAGGGTGCTTCAGATGTGTGAAGTCCCTTGAGGACAAGATGACCATTGTATCCGACTTCCTGAGATGGTTTGTCATTGATCGTAACATGTGTGTGATTGACAGGTATTAATCTATCTTGTATGAAATTAAACATATAAAAGTCTTTGGCAGCCAATGgacatgttttttgcttgtaGATTAGTGACACGTAAATTAGGAAATAATCTGTCTGTTACATGTTTTCTCCAGGTTTAAAGAAGGACTCTCAGCTCTTGGATTGTACAACGCACTGCAGCTGTACCCAGCACTGCTGTCCCCTGTCCTGTGCCATGTAGAAAAGCAGCTCACTGCTGAGTTGCTGGAGGATCTCTTCAGGCCAGACTTGAGTCCATTGGGGAGCAATAGGAGGGTCAGAGAGGGAAAGACCCTGGGATTTTGGAATGACTACCTCCTTGATTGTCAAGGTTTGCAAAAAGTGCAAAATCCACTATTTTAAGTTAGTTTTTTTATGATTGCTTTAGCACATTTTTTAACTATTGGCTATTTTTgcaaaactaaaacaaaaagGAAAACATTTCCCCAAATCAGACATTGTAGTTCTCTTGCAAAAGTTAACACACCTTGCCTAACGCTGGTTTCACACCGCAAGCGTGAGCAGCGCGCAAGCGGCACATGTTTTTTTcggcgcccatgttaacaagttaaAGCATGCACACCGCACGCATAAGCAGCGCGTGCTCGCATGGCAGGGGCGTTGCTGAAGCGCAGGAGACTGCGCTGTCATTCTCTGTCCagcaaatgagtcctcatctatcctaataatcttcagagaaatagATACATCTATAAATTTAAATCTTATGCTTAAACTGTTGAAGGGAAACACGATCGACTGCTTCATGCTGTTAATCACTGagtgaatgttttattttatcgtaaaacttcagagaaacagatttaataatgtgccatgggctttttatgtctataattgtgttttgtgtctACATCTatcattacacggaccagaacagcatgaaaaaaatgtgagttaaacaaatcagttatataaattacactgaccatcaaaaagcgtcttgaagaggtcttgctcataaatgcatgtaaaataaagtaatgtgtacttgagatttttatactgttattaaactggACACTATGCACtgcaaacgcagccggtgtgaaagcacaatggccacgcgcagcaaacgctctcctcACGCGCTGCTCGCGCTTGCGGTGTGAAACCTTtgtaaaaattgtgtttttgtattGAGTGTAAAGCAGTAAGTTATGTTTACAGTTCTGCAAAAAGAGTGATGTGCAGTGGATTGTTCCTACAGTTTTGTTGTGTAACAAAATTGCAAACTGAGTGCGAAGCTGTGTTTGTGCTTTTAGTTTTGCAAACTCAGTGAGTGGTTTTGCTATACAAAGTAATAGTTTTAGAAATTGTGCTATAAGAATCACGGTTAGCATTTAAgcattcagaaaaaaaactgtagTAAAGTACTTTATAAGGAATTCAACTTTTTAACACCAGGATGTTTGTGAACAATTATATTCATTTATAGAAGGCCAGACTGCTGTATCAGTGGAGGAGGTGCTCATGTTTGCCACTGGACTGAATTCTCTCCCCCCATCTGGACTGAACCCGCAGCCAAAACTGGAATTCATTGAAGATTCACCATATCCAATGGCAAATACGTGTGCTAACACATTGAAATTGCCAGTGTTAAGTAATTTTGAACTCTTCAAGTCCAATATGGACTTTGGCATTCAGAACTCTCCTGGTTTTGGCTGCTTCTAAAAGCAATCAGGGTTGTATTAGCTGTACACCACCATTACCTACACCAAATGATTCGTTCAGGAACAGTAAACCATGTTCTTTTACTCTCTACATTTACTGTGTCACCTGTTTGACTAGACTGCTAGAATCAATGGCtattttgctttttattgaCTAGAGTTTTCTGCCATTGACTTGTATTTGTCAGTTCTCTGTGCACTGTCTGTCAACCATTGTTGTatgacacatttttgttcaggAACGGTAAACCATGttcttttactgtctacatTTACTGTGTCTACTGTTTGACTAGACTGCTAGAATCAATGGCtattttgctttttattgaCTAGAGTTTTCTGCCATTGACTTGCATTCGTCAGTTCTCTGTGCACTGTCTGTCAACCATTGTTGTattacacatttttgttcaggAGCAGTCTTTTTACTGTAATGTTAAAATGGAGTGTAATCTTATGTGGATGTCTTTAAATGACATGTATTTCTAAGAAcatagaaaataataaaagaaatagttttataaacaTCTGTTTAATTGTACACATTAAATAGTGCAATTACAGCTGTCCAATTTCTTTGAGCCGTAGATAAAGTTCTGATGCAGACTCCCAGTTTCCTGGCTGCGGTAATTGGAAGTGCTCCATTACATAGTCCAAGTACTCCTGAATGTTTGCATCACCACATGGAGTCAGAGATGGATTTGCTTCTGGGAATGCATCCAGTTCTTCCGGGCCAACCCCAAAGCCGCAGTCTCTGGAGCCAAATCTAAATGAAGTGTATCTTTAAAATCCATGTACATTTGACATAGTAATTAAATGTTGAGTTATAGGGAAGTAAGCCATCCACATTACCTGTGTGGTAGATGAAACAGCTCATTGGGCACTCCTCCAGGACAAGAAGCCATTCGAGAGGGGCGAATCCTGTGAGTGTTCCATAGTTCAACACATTCGTCCAGATCCCTCTGAATAACCTCATTAAAGCAATACCTGAGGACACATTGGTCTTCGTGACTACCACTGAAGTGTCCCAAGTCTCTCAGGTCTGCAAACAACTCCATCCAAAATTGAGATCTGTAAAAGGAATACATTCAACTGGTCAGCAATTTTACTGAATGTACATAGGCCTGCAGAGGAAAATGCACATAATtgtcatacatttacatttatttacatacactTGAAAAGTATGTTAATTTGGGATGTAAATTTCCATTGGTGTAGtgtcacatttttaaaagtaaaatgccTATTTCATGCAATAAATAGGATAGTATTTGTGTAAGGATAAACAATGAGTAAAGTGGGATTGTATTTAATATCACATACCTTGACTTTCTTAATATGGACCACCATGACTCGATTCGCTGATTGCTAGTGGATGTGCCATACATATGGCTGGACGCACCGGAGAAGTGGTCAGTGTGCTGGTGACGCAGGGTGCACTGAATTGCGGCCATGGTGCCGTTCTCCGTTCCGCAGTCCGTCCGCAGTCTCATTGGGACCAGCCCAAGAGATCGTACACATGACAAGTAATTAGCGGCGATGACAGATGGGTTGTTGTTTGTTGGGCCACAGACCAGCCACAGCACCTTCCGGGAGAACCCGTCTATGCATCCTGAGATGGCCAAGCCAAACGGTTTCAACTTGTCATAACCATCTGCATGCCACAGATAATTAGGGCCCATTGAGTGGTATGTTCGTCGTACAAACCTCCTTCGCGATCTCCTTTCGCACCCGACAGGATTGAGCTCACGGAGGAGAACCATCACATCACCCCGTTTTACAGTCAGCTGGTACTTCTGCTTTAGCGCTTGCCACATTGTTCTATAGCCAAAAAGTTGCCCAGGCCCACGAAGTTCCAGTCTGATCGCACTCCTCACTATATTCCTTGGGGAATACCCTTTACGACGAGACATCCCAGCCTCTTTTAGCTTGTATTTTAAACCGCGCAGACTAATCCTTACCCCGTGTAATGTGGCCATCATGTCAACTATGACATTATAAGAATGGCCTCGATTGAAGTAGTAAATTAACTGCCGAATTGTAGCTTCGTCATACATTTTAACAACTTCTAACGTTACCTGGAAGGCTAGAAGTGTGATGTGTTTGACAACAATCTTCTTCTTCTGGTTTTTTGTTGGGCGGATGGCAAACAGCTTTAaggtgcattaccgccacctaccGGTTAGGAGTGTGTTTAACAAACACGCGCCTTTCCTGTAGCCACTACTTCCGGCTATTGTACCTACCCTTTCCGTAAAAAacgtaaatttgttttaaaacttgtaaatttgtttaaacactttgtaaatttgtaaaaaaaaaattgtacattttttacaaaacttgtaaatttcatttaaaacttgtaaatttgttcactcattgtaaactTGTTTAAACAGTTGTAGATTTGTTTAAACAGTTgtagatttgtttaaacacttgtagatttgtttaaacacttgtagatttgtttaaacacttgtagatttgttaaaaaatcttgtaaatttgttaaaaaatcttgtaaatttgttaaaaatcttgtaaataagtaattttccattgtaatttatttttgcacCTCGAGGCCACGGTACTTAACGGACAGAAAGCCATCTTTCCTCCTGTAGTCGGTGTAACCGAACTCTCCTGACGTTTTGACAACCGTGGAAAAAggtattttagtttttaactTAGAGCTACTTTTGACTCAATGTACGATGTCCTGTTTCAAGTAATGTTACAGAAAAGTTATTTGCTTTTGACGGTTTCTATGAAATTGTACATCTGTACTGTACTGTGACAGGTCTTTTTGATTGTATACTCACTTGATTAAATTTATAGATGTTTAACACACATGAACTGAAACGTTTTTGTTTAGTttactaaatatttaaaagcgtagttaaaataacagtttttttaagtaagttacATTGAAACACGTGGACATGCGCTTGAACCCCGCAATGTACAACATAATTAATCAGAATTTTCACGTGCTTACagtatttgtaacaacagagtacctttTCAGTACTCATATGTATAAGAGAACAATATTTTACGTCTGGAGAATGAAAAGGAAAATGACAAATTATTTACACTGTAATACAGGGTATCTATTGTAATATTACATGGTAGGTATGGCTAGGCAAGAGTCTATGGATAATATAGAGGGATGATgaatttattatgtttttaattgagtttTTTCATATAGGCTACTACTAACCTGATGAACATGTATCTATACAGTAGATATCTATGAGCCACTTCAgcaaatacaatttaaaaataacccagttaGCAAGAGGGCAGATAGAAACCATTGAATCAATGTTAAAGAGGGCAACAAAGTatcactttaatttacagcctgCAAATGTTACAATTACACCATAACTATCACATAACTGGAACCAAAGGGTATATTTTCACAGTAATTACAATGAACAGttgctgtttttttattgtacttgctttgaaacacagaaacacaattaaattaaacaaaattaagCTGCATTTTTGCTATTAAAACCATATCAGTTGTACAGTATGTTTAGGTTACATGTATTCTGAAATAAAAGGGATGTGttatgaatatttatttttttatttgctgatgtggctcgtagacattgactatATACAATACACTTTCATCAGTTAAAGGCACTCTTAGCGAATTCACACGTTTTAGgccataattttttttgtttaatacagtaaacatcatctcactatctgcttgctgcctgtcctttggacacactgtaaaaaaatgtgctctctgtagacagcccaggctccacaaattgcaacaaaaacaaagtggtcaaacctaacgctaacaaagtgttccagccaataaacgacaagaaggatttgggggttgggcgcgttcatgactctttcagaaagcacagaagggggaggagttagctgtGCTTCGTTTTGTTTAACAACACTTTGAACGTCAACAAAAAGTGATGTCATGCAGATTTGCTAAGAGCGCCTTTAAGTAGCTTATATGAAAACTTCCAAATAAAATCCTAACAAAAACTCAATACATAATTTGCctatagaccccttcacggttcatgtcacaggcggttcccattgcgcatgtcggggtcagaaaagccattacagcagattgagttgcgtATTATATTCGGTATCGTCAGAAAGGCCTCCTTACGCCGTGGGCTGTGAAAATCGCAACAGGTCTTCCGTTAAGTTTTCGCGATtcatctcaaaaacaaaaaaatacaacatctgtggCTGCAAGCAATTAAACGTGCAGACTGGGACAACGCAAAgatcaaagaggcttgtgtttgtagtgctcacttcatttcagataagtcatcatttttcagccctgttagatTAAATTATAAAGCCTCGATGGTATGAACAGTTTGGCCCCATGCTGTGCATGCACCCgatagtcattcaatgtttacaaaccttgaaggggtctatatTACCTATGCCTACAGTAAGTTATACCTACCacataatattacaataggtacacGGTAGTTATAAAATACCTCCAGTATAAATACTTTGTTCACAATATTGTTCACTTAAACCTACGAGGTACTCTGTTACAAACATGTGTGCTGTGAATTCTATTTAATTACAACATTTCAGGCTATAATTAAAGCGTTACCATTACCAAACATTGgacaaatttaagataaaagtGTAAGAATGATACAACTTATCTAACTGGTTCATAAAGATAAGTTCTTAAAAGCCAGTCTTACCATTAAGACTTTTTATACATCTGCTCATTGATTGGATACATGCTATTGTATGTGACTTGATACagcatattaatttaataattttttgattcttAGATGTCACATTACAACACCCGCAAAAAACGCAACTTGGAAAGTGTAGAAGGTGAATGTGAAGGTAAGCCATTTGACAACTAGTAATCATTTAGCTAAAAGCAGTTTTCGTACCACACTGGTTTCTGTAGTTTATTTGTGGCCTTAGGGAGTCTGCTATCCCCTTATATACATTTACATATTCTGTTATTTCTGTATACAATAGTGTTGACTCTGTATATAACTCTATATAAAAGGGTTTGTACTGTATACAACAGTGAAATATAGCTGtcaatgtgtttttgttgttcTCTTAGCTCCAGCGAAAACAATGAAGCCAATAAAGCAAGAAATGTTGATGTGGCAGAACAGAGTAGACGTATTACAAGAAAAGGTGAATGAGTTGGAAGCCTTGAACACCGAGCTTCGGCAACAAGTAGTGGAGCTTTCAGCACAGAAAGGTAACATACTGTACCCactgtataaataaaatattagtatatacattgtatttattAGATTAGTGGTTCTCTACCTCGTTCCTGGAGCCCCCAGCACTGATAATTTTGTATATCTTCTTTGTCTGACAAACTGATTTCAGGTAGTAGAgtctctactaatgagctgatgtCCTTATTTCCCCCAATTGACGAGTAAAACCCCCACCATTGACCTataacagtgtttcccacacaatGACTTTACTTGGGCGGGCCGCCCAGGTATATTAACAAGCGCCCAAGTAACTGGCATCAAATTTAGTCTTTTTTGTTCCTCTGTGATAATGAcactctttaataatgacattttgtaaGCAAGCACGTCGAGTCTCTCCCGATGAGTTTGGTGTGCGTtcgcgtgctctctgtttctcaatgaattggctGCGATGCAAAGCAAGATCTGTCTCACATGATTGTATCcttccatgtttctgaacttgagcagagttttaccattagaggtcacagaggacgcgAGACCtatacggttccgggtttatattttaaatagtcACTCGGGACtgggtcggtcctagtttagtttttttcggGTCCCACAAGTCTGAtgaatattttgtgtaaaacacGAGTCGATCGAAGAATGACCGTGAGCGCTACCGTGCTAAAGCTCATGTGCAGTTTCAGTGCACCTCCGGTTTCTATGCCGATAACAACCGGCTTGTTTAGGAAGTCACGACCACGCCCTGCATTTTCTTTctcccattttttaaaaatattattattaatacttttctaaaaatctaaaaagtttgcacagagatggTAGCAAAAAAGAAATTCTAATATCAAGCCTATTGCACTGAACGatcaaagctcaagctgactgaAGAGCCAAAAAATGCCAAGCTGTAAGTTAATGTAAAGCCACCTGTCACcaggacagcaagtagacttttgaatctgaaataatgagtagattaagcttttttaatctgcaagaaagaaatagagcagaagcagtaaaagtgcctcttttTCTATCTAATAAAAATTACAACCATCATAACACCAGTCACacttataatctatagacctgcacatattattacatattattgtattcaatagAGTTTAATAAAAGGGGGTCATCTTAATGCAGTGGAAAAACAGTAAattgtttttgtggtgctttgacaaacagtgtcagctttgtttatggcaaagaaCATTTGGGATGGTTGGATTAaggaactataatgtgaaattaatataaatgttcaataaatcaaagtattgtgttgtgtcacacattactAGGAAacattgcccttttcaccggctatgaccacaagtaaatttcagatctgtgggaaacactgtgttAACTTGTCAATGAAGAGAAAACGCTCCCCTGctaatgacgagtttttactgCAATCCATATATCCGCTactatccaccaggtggcactcttacataacttataaaacactgaagcatccacttcTCCAGAAAACAgttaaaactctgtgtatgttttgatcattgttctaaatctgatctctaacaaaagtcctttacaaaatgcaattatctcagcttgctcaaaatttggtatatCATTTGGTAAGATACTACCCATAATGGAGAGCTGATAAAATGAGAataaatgaagataggatatatatatatataattttttttattattattataattttttttttgaatattgtatgtttatatatttgaataaaaaaaatgctggaagGTATTATGCTGGCTGGCAATTTCTATAAAAACGTTGGCGGAGAAATAAATAATCAATTGTGTTTGATAAAGAAGACATGTAAAATGTGCAGTGTTGAGGGGCTCAGGAATGTGGTTTAAAGAAACTCAGTTTGAACAAAAAAGTGTATTTCATGCTAAAGAGTATATCAAAAACTCAGTATGtatttgttattatatttctaAGGTGTAATATTTATGAATTTAATTATGTACTTATACATTTTGTTGCCAGTGCAGTACTTGCAGAGAAAACCCTCCTACACGTCATTCTGTTTGGCTGaggtttttaatttatttagctGTGTCTCGCATTAGCGTCATAGACAAACCGCTTGTCGC
Above is a window of Paramisgurnus dabryanus chromosome 13, PD_genome_1.1, whole genome shotgun sequence DNA encoding:
- the LOC141279808 gene encoding G2/M phase-specific E3 ubiquitin-protein ligase-like isoform X1, with amino-acid sequence MEDLQDCTLKHTTMLQTAGCFRCVKSLEDKMTIVSDFLRWFVIDRNMCVIDRFKEGLSALGLYNALQLYPALLSPVLCHVEKQLTAELLEDLFRPDLSPLGSNRRVREGKTLGFWNDYLLDCQEGQTAVSVEEVLMFATGLNSLPPSGLNPQPKLEFIEDSPYPMANTCANTLKLPVLSNFELFKSNMDFGIQNSPGFGCF
- the LOC141279808 gene encoding G2/M phase-specific E3 ubiquitin-protein ligase-like isoform X2 translates to MEDLQDCTLKHTTMLQTAGCFRCVKSLEDKMTIVSDFLRWFKEGLSALGLYNALQLYPALLSPVLCHVEKQLTAELLEDLFRPDLSPLGSNRRVREGKTLGFWNDYLLDCQEGQTAVSVEEVLMFATGLNSLPPSGLNPQPKLEFIEDSPYPMANTCANTLKLPVLSNFELFKSNMDFGIQNSPGFGCF
- the LOC135788091 gene encoding uncharacterized protein; the encoded protein is MFISDHVLITASTRCATYKQFMSYKAIKSQERTERRDTKKTALPQTKKKVQINVGLMMRNGVDLKPVRGKMLPLWTMPEVAAADLLKQAVQKLKTFNKDMDDGPYRLLFPDGSEVVVVPGTEKPFLLAEYKKEIGKPYCRITLFVCPDEHFQEAYADPDSDSDSEVIVRTRRSLEFSEADTVLCEPLNESTPKHQIKQEVMETQKTEQIVISDSEDCPDPPKPAMLKYYSTYTCVYAPQTEEEEEDDMPAPVPMDVGGKTMMDSDITLPDIIYDLSQSIDHGRVSRFNVCRSDVWDGALRGFKRSTFSEKYDLLVRFTDDAGVFEDSVDTGGPKREFLTLLMSHLKNRPIFSGPEGHRYITYNAKGMHGFVLALHIYIIDMSFYF